The Drosophila biarmipes strain raj3 chromosome X, RU_DBia_V1.1, whole genome shotgun sequence genome includes the window gtaattctCCTTAGTCgatatactatatatacgcCTGTCTACCTGTCCCTCTCTATCTCACTCTCGCACATCTCCCCTCCGCAAGCCACCCACAACGATCCTCTCTCGAAATTCTCTAGATCGTTTTCGTACTGCACAAAGTATCTGAtaaatggtatataaataaaacattaatcTTGAATCATTGTTGATATctcttacaaaataaataaaatacaaacaagcTTTGATTGTACTTTTCTGGGAACCATCAGTGGTTATTGTGGCCATAGACTTATGGAGAAAATGGAATTATGTGGGTTAAGCAGGAGCAAGACTCTAAAAATGTTGAtctagtttaaataaaaatacaaagtcaatatttataatacttaCCTATGAAGGAGTATAGTCAATTCTAGCCATGAAATGGCTTCCTCAAAATCCCTAGAGCCAATAAATTCaaagaatttgttttgttttattagcaaaatattttaaaggactTTAAATCttcttataattttcttttctttctgttAAAGGTAGTTTCAATTTTGTTGGcacattttgttattttatttgtgtttcaTAAAAGGGTTACAAGGATTTCGTGAGTGAAATATTCAATTTCCTATGCTCAATCAGAACACAACATgtaacttaatattttaattaaaaaaaaaacatacacTAAGGATGTCTGCATCTAATATATTTCCAAGTGTTCTTAACGACAATTGTCTTTAATTCGTCTTGTTGAATCGCTCGCCGAGATTCATCCCCTTGATGAGCGTGTAGAGCGAAAATGAGAACTTGGCTATCTGAAAATACAGAACAAAATAATAGgagtatttttcaaaaaattggtACTTTTAAAGTCAAAATAATATGGTGTTTGTCAGCATAGGTAGCAAGCTGCTCAAATTAGTCGAAAAAATGGTATTTGCGAATGAAATTTGAATCTcgtatttttggcaaaaatctaAATCtcgatattttgaccaaaatcgAAATCCCATTTTAAATATCCGTTTTTTGGCTGCTATAAACAAACTAAAAGTCAGATCGAGGAATAGTATACCTCGTTTCTTAATCTCCCATCTATTGGCTATTTAAATCGGAACATTGTTGATTATAGagatttttcgaaaacatCTTTATCCaccttacaaaaattgaaaaatatattgggATTGATAGCAGAGGTACCAGCTGCTCGaacttgatttggctaaactacgattgaaaaaccgcaAAAATAAGTACTTTTTACTATGATTTTTAACACTGTTTTCggtaatttcaaattatttttaaaggaagCTCCCTGCTCCCTGCTCCCGTACTCACACTGAAGTAGGTGGCCAGGTTGATGGGGAACAGCTTCATGGCCGTCAGCGTGATGGGCTGCTGGGCGCGGTGCAGGTAGTAGAGGAGCATCTTGCGGAACCGGGCGCTCTGGCCCAGCCACTGGCACTGGAAGATGGCCAGGGCCAGCTTCTCGTTGTCCAGCATCAGCGAGGTGGCCTGGTAGCAGCACGGGGCCGTCTGCAGGGTCACGGCCATCAGGTAGATGATCGAGGCTATCTTGGTGTTCGTGTTGGCGAAGATGAAGATGTTGATCATGGTGGTGCCCATGATGGCGGCGGTGATCAGGAACTGGACGAATATGGTCCGCGAGATCACCGGGCTGATGCAGccgagcagctgcagcaccgTCTGGTGGTCCACAATGCAGCGCTGCAGCTCCTCGCAGTGCTCCTCCTGCCGCCGCTCGTCCGGAAAGATCTCCATCTGACCCAGCTTCGCATCCCGGCCCAGCCGCTCGACCCTCCTGGCCAGCAACTGCACCTGCATCCGCACCACATACAGGTAGATCACGGCGTAGACATCGTCGCTGGCCTGGTGCAGGCACGTCCAGTTCATGATGATGAACTCGATCCAAGCCTGGATGCAGAACTGCAGCTGGGAACGCTGCCAGTCCAGGCCGGGCAGATAGAGGGCATAGGGCGGCTGGCCCAGGAGAAAGGCACACACAAAGGTGGAGGAGGAGTAGATGGCATAGCAGATCTGGTAGAACCAGACCAGGCGGTTGCAGAACCTCACCGCCTCGACGATCAGCTGGAACTCCTCCCGGTCGCGGCATCGGGCATCCAAGGCGGCCAGGTGCAGCTCCGCCCGCCGCAGCAGCGGTAGATTCCAGGCCAAGGCCACTATCTTGGCGGGCAGGATGACCGCGTCAATGGCCACCTGGGCGGAGGTCAGCACCTGGGTGATCTCCATGCCTCCCATGTAGCGGTAGCTGATCACAAAGCAGGTGggcaccaccagcagctgcCAGATGTACATGACCACCGAGAAGCAGCGGTAGATTCGCCGCCAGGTGCTGCTCTTCGTGGGGCGACTGCCGTCCGGAGCCTGCATGCCCAGGGCGTAGAAGCAGTTGAAGAGATTCCTGAAGGCCTCCCGGGACTCGGGCCGCTCCTCCCTTATGTTCACTGCCCTAACCTTTTGACCGCTCACCTTCATGGCTGGCACACTTTTGAGGCCTCCGAAAACGGGAAAGACCCCTTTTATAGGCCCTCCTTTTGGAAGAAAAGTTTACCCTctagtcttttgtttttttttttctataaaaaatagtttttattttcgcaTTTTGGTCTCTGAATGATTTAAATGAATCGTCAATTGTTAATTGCTAATTTGTACATAACATAAGTCACAAGCAGCATTTTGTTATTGCATATTTGTGAGTCCACTCCAAAAACCCCCCGTCGTCGATCAAACTTTTCGGCCCCCCTTAGATTTCTCTTTTCCGCTTGCTAATTCGAGGCAATTAAGCagcaaatacaaaataaacttaagaACTCGAGCCCTCctctaattaataaataatgcagGCGAATGCAATTAAGCTAGTGGGTGAATGGTAAATGTTAGGGGTTAACTTTTGGGCAGATGCGTGGCTGTATTGCTTtgattctgtttctgtttcagttGCTGGTCAATCGGACTCAATCGGTTCCTATTTTTGGTTAACTTCGGCTTTGTGTGAGCATAAACAACAATTTGTCtaaattatagttattaattGGTAAATATATGCATGAGGTTGGGCGGCGGAGGACTCGCCTGCCTCCCGCCCAAATAAAATGCTATGGCCTAGAGTTCGTGTTTGCTCGAGTGGCAAACAGGTCGAGTAACTAAATTGGTAACTGAACTCCTCCTCGAAGGTCGAAGAAAGCTATTTGTGCATGCTGCGATCAGATTACACATTGTTCGGGGTGCTTTCCAAATATCTTGAGATTCACAAACGAAAGCAATAGTTTTtgaggaaatattttaaagtacaaGTGTTGGAAAACCCCGAAATGTTACAATCCGGTTGGTGTAGTGTTGTGTAGTGTTGTAAGAAGCCGCTTCAAATCTCAAGATATTTCCGAAAACACCGCGAACATAAACATGATTACATAATCGGTTACATAATAAGCATTTAGTAGAAGTATCTATGTTTGTGGCGTATATATGTAAAGGTAGTCAAATTCATCGCCACTATATCATTACCATAGCTATGTATTCATATTTGGAAAAAACAGCAGCAATATGCTTCGTTATATACTATATAAGTGTTTCATacataaatgtatatatatactcgAATATATCCATTATAAGTACTTGTAAATCGATCGAGTTATACTGGTATTCAATTCAGAGCTAGTGGTTTGGGTTAACGCGTCTATATCGGTCTATATCTAGGTgtctataaatatatattaatatataaacattttttcagacTTAAAAATGGAGCTTACGGCTGGCGTGTGTCTTGATTGGGATGTGGTGTCCTCGGAATTACAAAGttttattagttattattgtttttgctgttgttgATGGCTTGCTAGCTGGCTGCACTTAATCTGAATCGGAGAACGCAACTGAAGAGCTTCGTCttcataaata containing:
- the LOC108032967 gene encoding odorant receptor 7a; translated protein: MKVSGQKVRAVNIREERPESREAFRNLFNCFYALGMQAPDGSRPTKSSTWRRIYRCFSVVMYIWQLLVVPTCFVISYRYMGGMEITQVLTSAQVAIDAVILPAKIVALAWNLPLLRRAELHLAALDARCRDREEFQLIVEAVRFCNRLVWFYQICYAIYSSSTFVCAFLLGQPPYALYLPGLDWQRSQLQFCIQAWIEFIIMNWTCLHQASDDVYAVIYLYVVRMQVQLLARRVERLGRDAKLGQMEIFPDERRQEEHCEELQRCIVDHQTVLQLLGCISPVISRTIFVQFLITAAIMGTTMINIFIFANTNTKIASIIYLMAVTLQTAPCCYQATSLMLDNEKLALAIFQCQWLGQSARFRKMLLYYLHRAQQPITLTAMKLFPINLATYFSIAKFSFSLYTLIKGMNLGERFNKTN